The proteins below come from a single Nocardioides eburneiflavus genomic window:
- a CDS encoding winged helix-turn-helix domain-containing protein has protein sequence MTETLTKLQARRIALAAQGFTDRAHATPSSKTLDRTVARTGVLQVDSVNVLQRAHYMPLYSRMGPYDVDLLRRATTSTGRRERTLVEYWAHVQALMPVDLWPLMRHRMEHYRAERGKWGFTADATLEPRVRDAVRDRGPVTARDLEEELSTGPRSREHWGWNWSEARKVLDYLYLVGDVAIAGRNSQFEVVYDLPERVLPAAVLDAPTPTPQEAVTELVRRAARSHGVASLACLADYYRLRLQPAPGAASAKVAVEELVEAGELAPVTVQGWKRQAYLHRDARTPRRVGARTLLSPFDPVVWERARAEALFDFFYRIEIYVPQDKRLHGYYVLPFLLGDRLVARVDLKADRATRRLLVPGAFTEASAPPETADELAAELRRLAGWLGLDDVTVGVKGDLSPALGAALAG, from the coding sequence GTGACGGAGACCCTCACCAAGCTCCAGGCCCGCCGGATCGCGCTGGCCGCGCAGGGCTTCACCGACCGCGCGCACGCCACGCCCTCGTCGAAGACCCTCGACCGCACGGTCGCGCGCACCGGCGTGCTCCAGGTCGACTCGGTCAACGTCCTCCAGCGCGCCCACTACATGCCTCTCTACTCGCGGATGGGCCCCTACGACGTCGACCTGCTCCGGCGCGCGACGACGTCGACCGGGCGACGCGAGCGCACCCTCGTCGAGTACTGGGCGCACGTGCAGGCGCTCATGCCCGTCGACCTGTGGCCGCTGATGCGGCACCGGATGGAGCACTACCGCGCCGAGCGGGGCAAGTGGGGCTTCACCGCCGACGCGACGCTCGAGCCACGCGTGCGCGACGCCGTCCGTGACCGCGGGCCGGTCACGGCCCGCGACCTCGAGGAGGAGCTCAGCACCGGGCCCCGCTCGCGCGAGCACTGGGGCTGGAACTGGTCGGAGGCCCGCAAGGTGCTCGACTACCTCTACCTCGTCGGCGACGTCGCCATCGCCGGTCGAAACAGCCAGTTCGAGGTCGTCTACGACCTCCCCGAGCGGGTGCTGCCGGCAGCGGTGCTGGACGCGCCGACGCCCACCCCGCAGGAAGCGGTGACCGAGCTCGTACGCCGGGCCGCCCGCTCGCACGGCGTCGCGAGCCTCGCCTGCCTCGCCGACTACTACCGGCTGCGCCTCCAGCCCGCCCCGGGTGCGGCGAGCGCGAAGGTCGCCGTCGAGGAGCTGGTCGAGGCCGGAGAGCTCGCCCCGGTCACCGTGCAGGGGTGGAAGCGGCAGGCCTACCTCCACCGTGACGCCCGGACGCCGCGGCGGGTCGGCGCGCGCACCCTCCTCAGCCCCTTCGACCCCGTGGTGTGGGAGCGGGCACGAGCCGAGGCGCTGTTCGACTTCTTCTACCGGATCGAGATCTACGTCCCCCAGGACAAGCGCCTCCACGGCTACTACGTGCTCCCGTTCCTGCTGGGCGACCGGCTCGTGGCGCGCGTCGACCTCAAGGCCGACCGCGCCACGCGACGGTTGCTGGTCCCGGGCGCCTTCACCGAGGCCAGCGCTCCGCCGGAGACGGCCGACGAGCTGGCCGCCGAGCTGCGCCGGCTGGCGGGCTGGCTCGGGCTGGACGACGTCACCGTGGGCGTCAAGGGCGACCTGTCGCCGGCATTGGGTGCCGCGTTGGCGGGGTAG
- the secA gene encoding preprotein translocase subunit SecA: protein MPAIIDKLLRIGEGKIIRELEAVAKAVNAIEDDFVKMSDDELRGMTDEFRERLASGETLDDIMPEAFATVREASKRVLGMRPFDVQVMGAAALHLGNIAEMKTGEGKTLVAVLPSYLNALAGKGVHVVTVNDYLAKFQSEQMGRVHHFLGLTTGVILPSMRPAERREAYACDITYGTNNELGFDYLRDNMADSVEECVQRGHNFAIVDEVDSILIDEARTPLIISGPTQDEVKWYAEFAKITRTLVRETDYEVDEKKRTISVLEPGITKVEDHLGIENLYDSVNTPLISFLNNSIKAKELFRKDKEYVVMDGEVLIVDEHTGRILAGRRYNDGLHQAIEAKEGVTVREEYQTLATITLQNYFRLYDKLSGMTGTAMTEASEFDKIYSLGVVPIPTNRPMQRVDNVDLVYRTEEAKYEAVADDIAERHEKGQPILIGTVSVEKSEYLSNLLKKRGIPHTVLNAKQHADEAKVVALAGHKGAVTVATNMAGRGTDIMLGGSVDFLADQELRKQGLDPVEAPEEYDAAWPAMVERIKAQVAAEHDEVRELGGLYVVGTERHESRRIDNQLRGRSGRQGDPGESRFYLSLQDEMMRLFKSEWVDRILTVLKVPDDVPIDAKRVSNAIAGAQANIESQNFESRKNVLKYDDVMSRQREVIYAERRRVLEGADLGEQIRGFLDDVVAGYVRGATEGYAEEWDLDGLFTALNQLYPVGLTKDGIVKEAGGLEGLTREKLVEDLQRDVQEAYDRREDEIGEEVQRELERRVILSVLDRKWREHLYEMDYLREGIYLRAYSQRDPLVEYQREGFDMFAAMMDGIKEESVGFLFNLQVEVEQDDDEGAEADEPEEVMAAAPQVSAATPQIDFAQAQAHAPTIRAKGLDRPNRPQNLSYSAPSEDGEAEVHAAPAAEDDPFAGVGRNSLCPCGSGQKFKRCHGAPGGATGRATMGG from the coding sequence GTGCCTGCCATCATCGACAAGCTCCTCCGCATCGGCGAGGGCAAGATCATCCGTGAGCTCGAAGCCGTCGCCAAGGCCGTCAACGCCATCGAGGACGACTTCGTCAAGATGAGCGACGACGAGCTCCGCGGGATGACCGACGAGTTCCGCGAGCGGCTCGCCAGCGGCGAGACCCTCGACGACATCATGCCGGAGGCCTTCGCCACGGTGCGCGAGGCCAGCAAGCGCGTGCTCGGCATGCGGCCGTTCGACGTGCAGGTGATGGGCGCCGCCGCGCTCCACCTCGGCAACATCGCCGAGATGAAGACGGGTGAGGGCAAGACCCTCGTCGCGGTGCTGCCGTCCTACCTCAACGCCCTGGCCGGCAAGGGCGTCCACGTCGTCACCGTCAACGACTACCTCGCGAAGTTCCAGTCCGAGCAGATGGGTCGCGTCCACCACTTCCTGGGCCTGACCACCGGCGTGATCCTGCCGTCGATGCGTCCGGCCGAGCGTCGCGAGGCCTACGCCTGCGACATCACCTACGGCACCAACAACGAGCTCGGCTTCGACTACCTGCGCGACAACATGGCCGACTCGGTCGAGGAGTGCGTCCAGCGCGGCCACAACTTCGCCATCGTCGACGAGGTCGACTCGATCCTCATCGACGAGGCCCGGACCCCGCTCATCATCAGCGGTCCGACCCAGGACGAGGTCAAGTGGTACGCCGAGTTCGCCAAGATCACCAGGACCCTGGTCCGCGAGACCGACTACGAGGTCGACGAGAAGAAGCGCACGATCTCGGTGCTCGAGCCGGGCATCACCAAGGTCGAGGACCACCTCGGCATCGAGAACCTCTACGACTCGGTCAACACCCCGCTGATCTCCTTCCTCAACAACTCCATCAAGGCCAAGGAGCTGTTCCGCAAGGACAAGGAGTACGTCGTCATGGACGGCGAGGTGCTCATCGTCGACGAGCACACCGGCCGCATCCTGGCCGGCCGTCGCTACAACGACGGCCTGCACCAGGCGATCGAGGCCAAGGAGGGCGTGACCGTCCGCGAGGAGTACCAGACCCTCGCCACGATCACCCTCCAGAACTACTTCCGCCTCTACGACAAGCTCTCCGGCATGACCGGCACGGCCATGACGGAGGCCTCGGAGTTCGACAAGATCTACAGCCTGGGCGTCGTGCCGATCCCGACGAACCGGCCGATGCAGCGCGTCGACAACGTCGACCTCGTCTACCGCACCGAGGAGGCGAAGTACGAGGCGGTCGCCGACGACATCGCCGAGCGCCACGAGAAGGGCCAGCCGATCCTGATCGGCACCGTCTCGGTGGAGAAGTCCGAGTACCTCTCCAACCTGCTCAAGAAGCGCGGCATCCCGCACACCGTCCTCAACGCCAAGCAGCACGCCGACGAGGCCAAGGTCGTCGCCCTGGCCGGTCACAAGGGCGCGGTCACCGTGGCGACCAACATGGCCGGTCGAGGCACCGACATCATGCTGGGCGGCTCTGTCGACTTCCTCGCCGACCAGGAGCTCCGCAAGCAGGGCTTGGACCCGGTCGAGGCGCCGGAGGAGTACGACGCGGCCTGGCCGGCGATGGTCGAGCGGATCAAGGCGCAGGTGGCGGCCGAGCACGACGAGGTGCGCGAGCTCGGCGGCCTCTACGTCGTGGGCACCGAGCGCCACGAGTCGCGTCGCATCGACAACCAGCTGCGCGGCCGCTCCGGCCGGCAGGGCGACCCGGGCGAGTCCCGGTTCTACCTGTCGCTGCAGGACGAGATGATGCGGCTGTTCAAGTCGGAGTGGGTCGACCGCATCCTCACCGTCCTCAAGGTGCCCGACGACGTGCCGATCGACGCCAAGCGCGTCAGCAACGCGATCGCCGGCGCCCAGGCCAACATCGAGTCGCAGAACTTCGAGTCGCGCAAGAACGTCCTCAAGTACGACGACGTGATGAGCCGGCAGCGCGAGGTCATCTACGCCGAGCGCCGTCGGGTGCTCGAGGGCGCCGACCTCGGCGAGCAGATCCGTGGCTTCCTCGACGACGTGGTCGCCGGCTACGTCCGCGGCGCGACGGAGGGCTACGCCGAGGAGTGGGACCTCGACGGCCTGTTCACCGCGCTCAACCAGCTCTACCCGGTCGGCCTCACCAAGGACGGCATCGTCAAGGAGGCCGGCGGCCTCGAGGGCCTCACCCGCGAGAAGCTGGTCGAGGACCTCCAGCGCGACGTGCAGGAGGCGTACGACCGTCGCGAGGACGAGATCGGCGAGGAGGTCCAGCGCGAGCTCGAGCGGCGCGTCATCCTGTCCGTGCTCGACCGCAAGTGGCGCGAGCACCTCTACGAGATGGACTACCTCCGCGAGGGCATCTACCTGCGCGCCTACTCCCAGCGTGACCCGCTGGTCGAGTACCAGCGCGAGGGCTTCGACATGTTCGCCGCGATGATGGACGGCATCAAGGAGGAGTCGGTCGGTTTCCTGTTCAACCTCCAGGTCGAGGTCGAGCAGGACGACGACGAGGGCGCCGAGGCCGACGAGCCGGAGGAGGTCATGGCCGCGGCGCCGCAGGTCTCCGCCGCCACCCCGCAGATCGACTTCGCCCAGGCGCAGGCCCACGCGCCGACCATCCGTGCCAAGGGCCTCGACCGGCCGAACCGGCCGCAGAACCTGTCCTACAGCGCGCCCTCCGAGGACGGCGAGGCCGAGGTGCACGCCGCCCCGGCCGCCGAGGACGACCCGTTCGCCGGCGTCGGTCGCAACTCGCTGTGCCCCTGCGGCTCCGGGCAGAAGTTCAAGCGCTGCCACGGAGCCCCCGGCGGGGCCACCGGTCGCGCGACCATGGGTGGCTGA
- a CDS encoding Rv3235 family protein: protein MSTPDTAEADVVLLRPRAPLASVQGSLALDLTPRTAPPRPRLRSARSSDLVVVELATREHVDAFVGRFLQAVVEIGAGDRPVTQVLRHAVPEVYEDLTARARTVTAAAGSAPGQGRGPNPARPVVVGVRTALIRNDAVEASAHVRYGRRSRAVAARFEIVRDRWQCVALQMG, encoded by the coding sequence ATGAGCACACCCGACACCGCCGAGGCCGACGTCGTCCTGCTGCGACCGCGCGCACCACTGGCCAGCGTCCAGGGGTCGCTCGCACTCGACCTCACGCCCCGTACGGCTCCCCCACGGCCGCGCCTGCGCAGCGCGCGCAGCAGCGACCTCGTCGTCGTGGAGCTCGCCACCCGTGAGCACGTCGACGCCTTCGTCGGCCGGTTCCTGCAGGCGGTCGTCGAGATCGGAGCCGGCGACCGCCCGGTCACCCAGGTGCTCCGGCACGCTGTCCCCGAGGTCTACGAGGACCTCACGGCGCGGGCCCGCACCGTGACCGCTGCCGCCGGCTCGGCCCCGGGCCAGGGGCGCGGCCCCAACCCGGCCCGGCCGGTCGTGGTGGGCGTACGCACCGCCCTCATCCGCAACGACGCGGTGGAGGCCAGCGCGCACGTGCGCTACGGCAGGCGCTCCCGGGCGGTCGCCGCACGCTTCGAGATCGTGCGCGACCGCTGGCAGTGCGTCGCCCTGCAGATGGGCTGA
- a CDS encoding LysM peptidoglycan-binding domain-containing protein produces MSRGMMDRGRPIVVWLTVTVAALLAGRTVPGSWRAAGAAAPADQTVADALVAGCATLLAVALGWLWLVTSATAAQVLAGAAPSGDGTTRRLVLLACGVAVVAGTAVPAHADGGGDAGRAVEQLVGLSLPDRAVAPSAPSAEPRTRPVAATRTGSGHGERYVVRPGDSLWSIAQAHPARGDDVERRWRAIWAANRDVVGADPDLIHPGQALRLPATDPRTHTDEDGAR; encoded by the coding sequence ATGTCTCGGGGGATGATGGATCGCGGGCGACCGATCGTGGTCTGGCTGACGGTCACGGTCGCCGCACTGCTGGCCGGGCGCACGGTGCCCGGCTCGTGGCGCGCGGCCGGCGCCGCCGCTCCGGCGGACCAGACGGTCGCCGACGCCCTCGTCGCCGGCTGCGCGACGCTCCTGGCCGTGGCACTGGGGTGGCTGTGGCTGGTCACCTCGGCCACCGCGGCCCAGGTCCTCGCGGGGGCGGCCCCGAGCGGGGACGGGACGACCCGACGACTGGTGCTGCTTGCCTGCGGCGTCGCCGTCGTCGCCGGGACAGCGGTCCCCGCACACGCCGACGGCGGCGGCGACGCCGGGCGGGCCGTCGAGCAGCTGGTCGGCCTGTCCCTCCCGGATCGGGCCGTGGCCCCGTCCGCCCCGTCCGCCGAGCCCCGCACCCGACCGGTGGCGGCGACGCGCACCGGGTCCGGGCACGGCGAGCGCTACGTCGTGCGCCCGGGCGACTCGCTCTGGTCCATCGCGCAGGCACATCCCGCGCGGGGCGACGACGTCGAGCGCCGCTGGCGAGCGATCTGGGCCGCCAACCGCGACGTGGTCGGCGCGGATCCTGACCTGATCCACCCCGGGCAGGCACTGCGCCTGCCGGCCACGGACCCACGCACCCACACCGACGAGGACGGAGCACGATGA
- a CDS encoding sec-independent translocase yields MFDVGLLELAVIALVAVVVLGPDKLPDLARQAAQLLHRARGLAHNARDELRSELGPEYSDLQLRDLDPRTIVRKHITEAMAEVDREQARAVKKAALPEGQVPPYDVEAT; encoded by the coding sequence ATGTTCGACGTCGGGCTGCTCGAGCTGGCCGTGATCGCCCTGGTGGCAGTGGTCGTGCTCGGTCCCGACAAGCTCCCCGACCTCGCCCGGCAGGCCGCCCAGCTGCTCCACCGCGCCCGCGGCCTGGCGCACAACGCCCGCGACGAGCTCCGCAGCGAGCTCGGCCCGGAGTACTCCGACCTCCAGCTCCGCGACCTCGACCCGCGCACGATCGTGCGCAAGCACATCACCGAGGCGATGGCCGAGGTCGACCGCGAGCAGGCCCGGGCCGTCAAGAAGGCCGCGCTGCCCGAGGGCCAGGTCCCGCCCTACGACGTCGAGGCCACCTGA
- a CDS encoding Mrp/NBP35 family ATP-binding protein, with translation MSTPTQQQVMDALATVNDPEIKRPITDLGMVDSVEVADDGSVAVHVLLTVAGCPLKDTINRDVTAAVTKVPGVASVDLTLGVMTAEQRAGLKEILSDGRAQREIPFAQPGSLTKVYAIASGKGGVGKSSVTVNLALALAKEGLKVGIVDADIYGHSVPAMLGVADTRPTQVDDLIMPVPTASGVSVISIGMLKPRRDQVVAWRGPMLDRALVQMLADVYWGDLDALLLDLPPGTGDVAISLGQHLPSAEVVVVTTPQEAAAEVAERAGTMASMMHQRVVGVVENMSYLPCPHCPAEDDHRLEVFGSGGGERVAHTLSERFGYDVPVLAQIPLDISLREGGDVGKPIVEADPGAPAARELTRVAQALSGRGRGLAGMQLGLTPSSKF, from the coding sequence ATGAGCACCCCCACGCAGCAGCAGGTCATGGACGCCCTGGCGACCGTCAACGACCCGGAGATCAAGCGTCCGATCACGGACCTGGGGATGGTGGACTCGGTCGAGGTGGCCGACGACGGCTCGGTCGCGGTCCACGTGCTGCTCACGGTGGCCGGCTGCCCGCTCAAGGACACCATCAACCGTGACGTCACCGCCGCCGTGACGAAGGTCCCGGGCGTCGCCTCGGTCGACCTCACCCTCGGCGTGATGACCGCCGAGCAGCGGGCCGGCCTCAAGGAGATCCTCAGCGACGGCCGGGCCCAGCGCGAGATCCCCTTCGCCCAGCCCGGCTCCCTGACCAAGGTCTACGCGATCGCCAGCGGCAAGGGCGGCGTGGGCAAGTCCTCGGTCACGGTCAACCTCGCCCTCGCGCTCGCCAAGGAGGGCCTCAAGGTCGGCATCGTCGACGCCGACATCTACGGCCACTCCGTCCCCGCGATGCTCGGCGTGGCCGACACCCGTCCCACCCAGGTCGACGACCTCATCATGCCGGTGCCGACGGCGAGCGGTGTCTCGGTGATCTCGATCGGGATGCTCAAGCCGCGACGCGACCAGGTCGTGGCCTGGCGCGGCCCGATGCTCGACCGGGCGCTCGTCCAGATGCTCGCCGACGTCTACTGGGGCGACCTCGACGCGCTGCTGCTCGACCTGCCCCCCGGCACCGGCGACGTCGCGATCTCGCTCGGCCAGCACCTGCCCAGTGCCGAGGTCGTCGTTGTGACCACTCCGCAGGAAGCAGCGGCGGAGGTCGCCGAGCGGGCCGGCACGATGGCCTCGATGATGCACCAGCGCGTCGTCGGCGTGGTCGAGAACATGAGCTACCTCCCGTGCCCGCACTGCCCCGCCGAGGACGACCACCGGCTCGAGGTCTTCGGCAGCGGCGGCGGCGAGCGCGTGGCGCACACGCTCTCCGAGCGCTTCGGCTACGACGTCCCGGTCCTGGCGCAGATCCCCCTGGACATCTCCCTGCGCGAGGGCGGCGACGTCGGCAAGCCGATCGTCGAGGCCGACCCGGGCGCCCCCGCGGCCCGCGAGCTCACCCGGGTCGCGCAGGCGCTGTCGGGGCGCGGCCGCGGCCTGGCCGGGATGCAGCTCGGCCTCACCCCCTCCAGCAAGTTCTGA
- a CDS encoding DUF1003 domain-containing protein produces the protein MSENRRPRLDTPRDTRRSFVRRPAYDADAFGSFAEQFARFMGTARFLMWMTLFVIVWMAWNTLAPDDLRFDEFPFIFLTLMLSLQASYAAPLILLAQNRQEQRDKVVAEQDRQANARAHADMEFLAREVASLRMAVGEVATRDFLRSELRSLMGDIEDLSRRTPEDEPGP, from the coding sequence GTGAGCGAGAACCGCCGGCCACGCCTCGACACCCCGCGGGACACCCGGCGCTCGTTCGTGCGGCGACCGGCCTACGACGCCGACGCGTTCGGCTCGTTCGCCGAGCAGTTCGCCCGGTTCATGGGCACGGCCCGGTTCCTGATGTGGATGACGCTCTTCGTCATCGTCTGGATGGCCTGGAACACGCTCGCTCCGGACGACCTGCGCTTCGACGAGTTCCCCTTCATCTTCCTGACCCTGATGCTCAGCCTCCAGGCGTCGTACGCCGCGCCGCTGATCCTGCTCGCCCAGAACCGGCAGGAGCAGCGCGACAAGGTCGTCGCCGAGCAGGACCGCCAGGCCAACGCGCGCGCCCACGCCGACATGGAGTTCCTGGCCCGCGAGGTCGCGTCGCTGCGGATGGCGGTCGGCGAGGTCGCCACCCGTGACTTCCTGCGTTCCGAGCTGCGCAGCCTGATGGGCGACATCGAGGACCTCTCCCGCCGGACGCCGGAGGACGAGCCGGGACCGTGA
- a CDS encoding magnesium transporter MgtE N-terminal domain-containing protein — translation MSTTPTRVFVARLVGLPIFDPQGDQVAKVRDLVVAIRTETSQPRVLGMVAEVFGRRRIFVPMTRITNIDSGQVHTTGLLNMRRFVQRSTETLVMGEMLDRTVTIKDSAKEGGVTGVVYDVAMEQARNRDWVLSRVAVQEPSKGFRRRGQTHVVEWRDVTGLTRHEPSQGATHLIAALNDMRPADAANMIHDLPPERRTAVVAALDDERLADVLEELPDEDQVEILEHLDSERAADVLEEMSADDAADLIADLNPETAATLLGLMEPDEAEDVRRLMSYDDNTAGAMMTPEPVILSPDATIADALAHVRNPELTPSLAALVYVCRQPLETPTGRLLGAAHIQRLLREPPSTLVAAALDESMDPLRPDASMDEVAAHLATYNLVAAPVVDDEGRLLGAVTVDDLLDHMLPEGWRDRSPRPGPINDRRSTGGAR, via the coding sequence GTGAGCACCACGCCGACCCGCGTCTTCGTGGCCCGGCTGGTCGGGCTGCCGATCTTCGACCCCCAGGGCGACCAGGTGGCGAAGGTGCGCGACCTGGTCGTCGCGATCCGCACCGAGACGAGCCAGCCGCGCGTGCTCGGCATGGTCGCCGAGGTCTTCGGGCGGCGCCGGATCTTCGTCCCGATGACCCGCATCACCAACATCGACAGCGGCCAGGTCCACACGACGGGCCTGCTCAACATGCGCCGGTTCGTGCAACGCTCCACCGAGACGCTGGTGATGGGCGAGATGCTCGACCGCACGGTGACCATCAAGGACTCCGCCAAGGAGGGTGGCGTCACCGGGGTGGTCTACGACGTGGCGATGGAGCAGGCCCGCAACCGCGACTGGGTGCTGTCCCGCGTGGCGGTGCAGGAGCCGAGCAAGGGGTTCCGGCGCCGCGGCCAGACCCACGTCGTGGAGTGGCGCGACGTCACCGGGCTCACGCGCCACGAGCCGTCGCAGGGAGCCACGCACCTGATCGCGGCGCTCAACGACATGCGGCCCGCCGACGCGGCCAACATGATCCACGACCTCCCGCCCGAGCGGCGTACGGCCGTCGTCGCCGCCCTCGACGACGAGCGACTCGCCGACGTGCTGGAGGAGCTGCCCGACGAGGACCAGGTCGAGATCCTCGAGCACCTCGACTCCGAGCGCGCGGCCGACGTGCTGGAGGAGATGTCGGCCGACGACGCAGCCGACCTCATCGCCGACCTCAACCCGGAGACCGCCGCCACCCTGCTGGGCCTGATGGAGCCCGACGAGGCCGAGGACGTCCGGCGGCTGATGTCCTACGACGACAACACCGCGGGCGCGATGATGACACCGGAACCGGTGATCCTCTCCCCCGACGCCACGATCGCCGACGCCCTGGCCCACGTGCGCAACCCCGAGCTCACGCCGTCCCTCGCCGCGCTGGTCTACGTGTGCCGGCAGCCGCTGGAGACCCCCACGGGGCGGCTGCTGGGCGCCGCGCACATCCAGCGGCTGCTGCGTGAGCCGCCGTCGACGCTCGTCGCGGCCGCGCTCGACGAGTCGATGGACCCGCTGCGCCCGGACGCCTCGATGGACGAGGTCGCCGCCCACCTGGCCACCTACAACCTCGTCGCGGCGCCCGTCGTCGACGACGAGGGCCGACTCCTCGGCGCGGTCACTGTCGACGACCTGCTCGACCACATGCTGCCCGAGGGCTGGCGCGACCGGTCCCCGCGGCCCGGCCCCATCAACGACCGGCGCAGCACGGGAGGTGCCCGGTGA